TCGCTCTCGGTGAGGGCCGGCGGCGGCGTATCGTAGCTGCGACGCCAGACGAGCACCTGCTCGTCGCCGTGGCGCTGCGCGGTCTCGGCCTTGTTGAGCCCCTGCAAGGCGCCGTAGTGGCGCTCGTTGAGTCGCCAGCTCTTGGTGACGGGAATCCACATGAGATTCATCTCGTCGAGCACTGTCCAGAGCGTCCTGATGGCGCGCTTGAGCACAGAAGTGTAGGCGATGTCAAAAACAAAACCCTCTCCCCCGAGCAACTGGCCGGCGGTTCTGGCCTCTTCTCTTCCTTTCTCGGAAAGATCGACATCCACCCATCCGGTGAAACGGTTCTCCCGGTTCCACTGGCTTTCGCCGTGCCTCAGCAGGACAAGTCTCTTCATGTAACGCTCCTTGTGCTCGTAAATTTTTTTCTTGAAAAAGGAAAAAGTGCGCCATTTACAGGCTTGGCAATTTACTATTCTGAAAAACCATTCTCAAACATTATCCCGGATGATAGCCAAGCCCCTTTCTGCCGCGGGACAACAGATTTTTTGCCCGGAGGAGGTCCCCTTTTATGGCATTATCATTCAAAATGTTCTATCTTATATGCTTTTTGACGCTTGATGACCGAACCTGACTTCCTGGCACCGGCTACTGTTGCCCGTTGGACGGCGGAACAAGCCAGCGGGCCCTCCGGGCAGCACCTCAGTAACTAGCACGTATCCGATCTGAACACCATGAACGTCAACAATTTCAGATTAAAGCTCGGCGGAAAAGAGTTCGTCCCTATCGTTATCGGCGGCATGGGAGTCAACATCTCGACTTCGGAGCTTGCCTTGTCGGCGGAACGGCTGGGTGGTATCGGCCACATCTCCGACGCCGAGGTAATGTTTGTCTGCGACCAGATGTTCGGCACCTCATACGTCAGCGAAAAACGTCAGCGGTACGCCTCTTTCGTCAACAATCGTGACAAGTCGGCGTTACAGTTCGACCTGGAGCAGCTCGCCGAGGCTCAGAAACGCTACGTCTCGCACACCATGAGCCAGAAGACGGGTAACGGAGCGATCTTCATGAACTGCATGGAGAAGCTCACCATGAACAACTCCGCCGCCACGCTCAAGGTTCGCATGGAGGCCGCGATGGACGCAGGAATCGACGGCATCACGCTGGCTGCCGGACTGAATCTCAGAAGCCTCGACCTCATCTGCGAACACGAACGGTTCCGCGACGTCAAGCTCGGCATCATCATCTCTTCGGTACGGGCGCTCTCCATCTTCCTGAAACGCGCCGTTCGCTTGCAGCGTCTGCCCGACTACATCGTAGTCGAAGGCCCGCTGGCTGGCGGCCATCTCGGCTTCAGCCCAGACGACTGGCAGTCCTACACCCTGCAAGCCATCGTAACCGAAACGCTTGCCTTCCTGAAAAAGGAGAACCTCGATATTCCCGTCATTCCGGCGGGAGGCATCTTCACCGGTACCGACGCGGTCGAGTTCCTTCAGATGGGCGCGTCAGCCGTCCAGGTGGCCACGCGCTTCACCATCGCCAGAGAGTCGGGTCTTCCGGACGAGGTCAAGCAGCACTACCTCAATGCACGCCAGGAGGATGTGGAAGTCAACCTTTCGTCGCCCACCGGCTACCCGATGCGGATGCTGAAACAGTCGCCCACGCTGCAATATGGCATGAAACCGAACTGCGAGGGACTCGGCTACCTGCTCGACAACAGCGGCAAGTGCTCCTATATCGAAGACTACTACCAGTCGCTCGAATCGAGAAACCCTGCTGAAAGCCGCTTCGTCGTCAAAGGCCACACCTGTCTCTGCACCGGCATGGCTCGCTATGACTGCTGGACTTGCGGCCATACGGTTTCGCGCCTGAAGGAGACGGCCAGCCGCCTGCCGGACGGTTCGTGGCAACTTCCCTCCGCCGAGGATATTTTCATGGACTATCTCCTGAGCGAAAACCACTCGATCAGGAAACCCGAAGCGGGAAAGCAGCGCTGAAAAAAAAGCGGTTTTTGCCTGTAACGCTCAGATAGCTTACCTTGACTGGAAAGGAGCGGCGCTGGCAAACGTCCGTTCCGGAACGTGATTTCGGCCAGAAACCAGCTTCCTGCCAGCATGAAGAAACAACTGCTTTCCTGGTTGAGGCTTCTGGCCTCGTTCACCATCCTTCTTGTGGCGGCCATCGCCGTCAACCAGCTCTACAGCCTTTCCGTGCTGCTGAACGGCCTTCTCCCGTACTCCGGCTATGCCTTCCTCGCTTTGTGGGCGCTCTTTTTCGCTGTCACGCTTTTCACCGGTCTGCGGCTCTGGAGCGCACCGAAAGTGCCGCCACTGGCCGACCGCGTCGGAGGCAACAACTTCGAGCCGTACATCGCGTATATGGGCAACTCGCTCGCCGTGCATCGCGCCCATCCCGACGGCGGCAAAAAGGAGCACGACCTGCGCTGGATCAGGGCCAACCTCAAGCTCCACGAGGTCGATGCGCTCAACGCCACCAAAACCGTAGCCACGAAGAACTTTTTCATCGGAGCCTTCGCCCAGAACACCTCCTACGGCACGACGACGTCGCTCATGAACAACATCAAGCTGGTCTGGAACATCTACGCGAAGTACAACCGCGAGCACTCGGTCAGGGAGTTCCTGCGGCTGCTCAGGTCAGTTTACGAGTGCCTGCCGCTGTCGGATTTCAACAAGGAGGAGCTGCCGGCGCACATCAAACCGATCATCCAGTGCTCTTTCAGCAACACCCTCTCCTCGCTCCTGCCGGGCGGGAACCTGCTGACGCCATTTTTCCTGAATCTGTTCCTGGCAGGCGCGACCAACACCTACCTCACTTGTCTTGCGGGAATCATTGCCTCAAAGCATTGCCAGGTGCTTTCACTCGAAGACAAGGATGAGATCGTGCAGCAAAGCATGTTCGAGGCGGCGTTCATGCTCAAGGAGATCGTCAAGGAGTGCAACCCGATACTCTCTGTAACAATCAGCAACGCCGTCAAGAAAGCGGGCATCGAAAGCCTCGACACCGTTACCGCGCCAACATCAGGCAGCGGCCTAGCCCAGGACATCGTCTCCCACCTCGCCAGCTCGATCAAGCATATTATTATGGAGAGCGGAAAGGAGTAAGGGGAATGTGGACGAAGTGGACTGGATGGGAAGTGTAGCGACGGAAGAAAAGGCAGCCGGGCTAAAGGATTTCATTGAACTTCGACAAAACCTTCATCACTCTCACGCACTGCCTGCTCAAAAAGGAGGGTTTCCTGAGAACCGGAATTTGCCTCGTTATAGGCATGAATATCATCGAGTTCTTCAAGAGAGTCGCAAATCTTCTCCTACTCGGCAAGGGAGAGTAACACCCCCGTCCGCTGCTGGTTATCATCGACGACATACTGTGGATACACCTTGATCATTTAATCACTTCAGGCAATTATTGTTTTAATCGACACAATCCTAACTCCAACACCTGTGCGTTTCCGAGCGCTAACGTTTGAGTTCAGCGGCGCGCGGCTTTATCGCGCAGCGTCCGTGTAGACTGCTGGGTTAGCTCTCATATACCGTGGATAGAAAAGAAAGTCTGCCAACTCGAAAGAACACCCTGCACCATATCAAGGCAGTGAAAACTGGTGCCGTCGTTTAAACAAACCTCAATGCTTTCTTCTCCAACCCCATAAACGCCTTTTCCAAAACGGCCCACGCCAAACCCACTCAACGACGATGCAGATGAGGTTATGGGTGTGCGCTTGGTGAGCGTGAAATGTTTGCTTGCGGTGGCAAGGTCTCCGCAAACTTTAAGCCAGTGATCGTTATAGAGGCTCTCCACGATGGCTGGAACCTTTGCCGCAGATGAAACAGAGGGATCGTTTTTGACCCAATCAATCATGGAATAACCCGTGACGACGAAGTTGAAAAAACTATCGCTTGTGACTTCTTCGTCTAGCGTAGCAGCATCGCGTTGCAGCTTCGCATGGAGATCGCGTATTGATGTCAGGCCAAAGGTAAGTGCCATGGCTTTTGAGAGCTAACGTTGTTTAGACTTTTCTGCCTAACTCAAAAAAGAAAGCAAGCTTCTTTCTGTATAAGACAACCCTAAAATCATAATCACCGCATTTCCGTCACTCGTGTTGCATCGGCTCTGATCTGCTCATTCGGAAGGCCGTCTCGGGAGGGGCACTGCATAAGCTCGACGGTGAGGTTTACGAGAATATCTACGAAGATTACTGGAGTTTTACAAAACTCAATGACAATTTGTCAGCAACCGTCCTGACCTAAAACCTCTCAGCAGCCTGATTCTCTTCTCTCTCTTTCACCGCCCTCGCAGCCCCCGGAAAAAGTCCTGCAAAAGGCTCTCGGCTTTGCGCTCCATGATGCCGCCGTAGACTTCGGGCTGGTGGTTGAGGGCGTTGCAGCCGGTGATGTTGAGGACGGTTCCGGCAGCTCCCATCTTTGGATCCCATGCGCCGAAAACCACGCGGCCAATTTTCGACAGCACGATCGCCCCGGCGCACATCGGGCAGGGTTCGAGCGTGACGGCGAGGGTGCAGCCTTCGAGATATTTGCTGCCGATGGTCGCCATCGCCGAGGTCAGGGCGATCATTTCGGCATGGGCGGTGGCGTCCGAGAGCGTTTCGACCTGGTTGTGGCCGCGCCCGATCACCGAGCCGTTCGGGTCGAGCACCACCGCGCCGACAGGCACCTCCTTGCTCTCGTAAGCCTTGATGGCCTCCTTGAAAGCCAGTTCCATACAGTGATTCAGGTCATGCATGAGCGTCAAAAGAAATCTGCGCATCGAGCCGCAGGGGTTTCAGCAATCGGGATTTTTTTATTATCATAAAGTTTAATCCTCTTTTCTTTCCGCGTTGAGGCCGGTCTTGTCCGGCAGTCTTTCTATCATAACCATAGAACTTGTGCTATGAATATTCATGAGTATCAGGGCAAAGGCATCCTGAAGCAGTTCGGTGTGGCCGTTCCGAAGGGCATAGTAGCATTTTCGGCTGAAGAAGCAAAACAGGCGGCGATCCAGCTCTTCGAGGAGCAGTCGAGCCCCGTGGTGGTCGTCAAGGCGCAGATTCATGCCGGCGGCCGCGGCAAGGCGGGCGGCGTCAAGCTGGCCAAATCGCCCGAAGAGGTGTTCGAAATCGCCCAGAAAATGCTCGGCGCGACGCTGGTGACGCACCAGACCGGCCCCGAAGGTAAGGAGGTTCGCCGCCTTCTCATCGAAGAGGGGATGAATATCGACAAGGAGTTCTACCTCGGCATCACCCTCGACCGCGCCACATCGAGCAACGTGCTGATGGTTTCGACCGAAGGCGGCATGGAGATCGAGAAGGTGGCCGAAGAGACCCCGGAGAAACTGCTCAAGATTCACGTCGATCCAGTTTACGGACTGCAAGGCTTCCAGGCTCGCCAGGCCGCATTCTTCCTCGGCTTGCAGGGCGAACAGTTCCGCAACGCCGTGAAGTTCATCGAGGCGCTCTACAACGCCTACACCACCATCGACGCCTCGCTGGCAGAGATCAATCCGCTCGTCGTCACCAAAGAAGGGCGCGTGCTCGCACTCGACGCCAAGATCAACTTCGACGACAACGCGCTCTACCGCCACAAGGAGTACCTCGAACTGCGCGACATCAGCGAAGAGGATCCGCTCGAACACGAAGCCTCGAAGTCGAACCTCAACTACGTGCGCCTCGACGGCAACGTCGGCTGCATGGTTAACGGCGCGGGGCTGGCGATGGGCACCATGGACCTCATCCAGCTCTCCGGCGGCAGACCGGCCAACTTCCTCGACGTAGGCGGAGGAGCCAGCCCCAAGACGGTCGAAGAGGGCTTCAAGATCATCCTCGGCGACAAGAACGTCAAGGCGATTCTGGTCAACATTTTCGGCGGCATCGTCCGCTGCGACCGCGTGGCCGGAGGCGTCATCGAAGCCGCCAAGAACATCGGTCTCACGGTGCCGGTGATCGTGCGCCTCGAAGGCACCAACGCCACGGAAGCGCAGAAGATGCTCGACGAATCGGGCCTCAACCTCATCTCGGCCAAGGGACTGAGGGACGCCGCCGAAAAGGTCCAGAAGGCGCTCGCCACGGCATAAATCACCGGACGATCAGGAATCGAAAAAGCCCGCCTCCACATCGCATCGTGGAGGCGGGCTTTTCATTGTAGGCGAACCGATCCGGCAATGGGCAATGACATCAGGAAGCTCGGCAACGCCACGGCTATCCGGACGCACTATTCGGAAACCTGCGCCTCGAGATCGCAACGCCGCACGCTTTCAATATCGGGTTCGTCTCACCGGCACAAACCGGTCACTCCTTGAAAGACTTTGCATCCGGCAGCGGATCATGATCGGAAACACCGGGCACATGCCTGTTGACAGAACGCTCCCCTACGATCTCGTCCTTGACGAGTCCGTACCTCAATCCATTGCTGCCGCCAGCAAGCACGAGTCTGGATGCCCCTTTGTGATCATTGAAAGCGACCTCCGCTTTTCTCGCCGAATAACCCGCCACCAGCATCACAACGGTCCCGGCCGAAAACACAAGATAACTCAGACGCCGCTTTTCCGGCCGGTTCAACAATGATCGTACCGGTTTTTCAAACCAGTTGTACGACGCAAAAGACAAGGTGACGGTCAACGCGATTTTCAGGACGATGAGCGATGAGTCATGCATTGTGTACAGTGCATAATCGACGATGGCATACACCGGCCAGTGCCAGAGATAGAGAGAATAGGAGGCCTTGCCAATCAGAACCGCAACCGGATGAGACAGCAGACGTTCCGTTATGCCATTTCTGGACTCCCGCGGACGGCCGATTACCAGAACGGCGCCAAGCACCGGAAATGCTACGACCCAGCCAGGAAAACCCACATCGTCATGAATCAGGAATTGAGACGCGATGATCATGACAAGACCAGCACTGGCGAGCAAGCCGTCGATTTTGTCATTCGAAACCGATGACCCGTCATCACCCTTCGAAGAAAATGGCAGAACGGCCAGAATACACCCGGCCAGAAGTTCCCAGGCGCGCGTTGGCAGCAGGAAAAAGGCCCATCCTGAATCAACCTCTGTCAACACGATACAGGCTATAAAACTGAGTAGAGCTGCTATCGAAAGAAAAATCGAGAGCGATTTGCGGGAAGCCCTGTACCGGTCGGCCAGAAACAGGATCAGCGGAAATATCAGGTAATACTGCTCCTCGATGGAAAGCGACCAGTAGTGGGCAAACGGCAGTTCATCGAAGTCATCCGGTAACATAACAAACAGCATATTGGCCAGGGAAACCGCCGCAGCAGCTACCGAAGTGCCGACCGAAGCAAAATCGTAAGGATGATATAGTATGGCAGTTGCCGCCAGAATGGTGATCGATACCAGGAAAAAAAGAGGAAAAATCCGGGAAATCCTGCGTTGATAGAATCGGGCGAAACTGAACTTTTCCTGGTCAAAATCCATGATCACGATCGATGTGATCAGATAACCTGAAATCACGAAAAAAATATCGACGCCAGTTATCCCGCCGGGCAAAAGCTCTTTGTCAAGATGAAATAACATCACGGATACAACCGCAACCGCCCTTAATCCGTCTAAAGCAGGCCTGTATGTCATCGAAAAAAAAATAAAATTATACCGGCATGTCTGGGAAACGTTGTCAACTGCTCATATCCACGAGGAGTGGCGGGGAAAAATTGCTGATCGTGATGCCATGGAATTCATCCCGGCGCACCGGTTGAGATCAACCCGGAGGTCGCTGCCGGGGAAGGCAGCATGATGCCAAAAAACAAGATCGATTTTGACGACAACGCTCTGGAGCGTCACAACATGTAGCTCAAACTCCGTGACGCAAGTGGAAGATGAGCCGCTGGAACATGAGGTCGCGAAATTGAACCTCGACTACCCGCACCTCCTCTCATTCCCGATTTTAAGCAAAGAACGCGATTGAACCCCTCGAGTACTGGCTTACAAATTCAACAACTCAACTGTTTCAGAAATGAAAAAAGGCGCCTGCGCCGAAACCGCCCGGAAAGAGCGGCAGGCGTTCGCCACGGCATATACAAGCCCGAGCATCAAGATAATCGAAAAGCCCCTCTTCACAGAACTTCATGGAGACGCGACTTTCCGGTTTGCCACTGACAGGAGAAAAAAAATGGGGGGTCTCTTTCAATACAAAAAGGGATAACGATTGCATCCTCAAAAAAAAAGCCGGGCGAAAGGATCAACCAGCCTTTCGCCCGGCCATTTCAGCAACAAGCCGTCCTTTTCCGCGATTCATCGTCTCGACTACCGTATTCATCCTGGTTCATCACGTTTATTCATACCATGCCATTACGGAAAAGACCCGGAAGGTTGCTGTCACTCAATACACAAAGAACAACACATCACAACCCTACTCAAGAACATCAACACAACAACTCATCTTATCCTTCAACTCATCACTTACACTTGTTATGACGATGACGCCAGAATTTCCTTGCGCGTTTTTTTATTTTTCTTCAAAAAAATTTGATCTGCCAGAAAAGTAAGGCGCTCACTCGTAGCGCAGCGCCTCGACCGGCTTGAGCGCGGCGGCTTTACGGGCGGGCCACAGGCCGAAAAAGAGACCGATCAGTACTGAAAAGCCCGTTGCGAGCACCACCGAAAACATCGAAGTTTCGACCGCCCACCCGGCAAAGGTCGAAAGCAGCTCAGACACGCCGATGCCAACGCCGATACCGATTATGCCGCCACTGAGCGTCATGCCCACCGATTCGATCAGGAACTGAAGCATGATGTCCCCCTTCCGCGCGCCGATGGCCTTGCGCAGGCCGATCTCCCTGGTGCGTTCGGTCACGGAGACCAGCATGATGTTCATGATGCCGATGCCGCCCACCACCAGCGAGATTGCCGCTATCGAGCCGAGCAGCATGCTCATGGTCTGGGTCGTGGCGCTGAGCATCTGCTGAAACTCCGTCATGTCACGGATGTTGAATGAATCCTCGTCATCCGGCTGAATTTTGTGGCGCTTGCGGACGAGCGCGTCGATAGCCTGCTTGGCCGGTTCGATGTTCCCGGCGCTCGACACCTCGACGTAGATGTTGTCGAAATAGTCCTTGCCCAACACCCGGTGCATGGCGGTCGTCACCGGAATGAGCACCACATCGTCCTGATCGCGTCGGCCAGCAAAGCCTTTTGGAGGAGCGACACCGATAATGGTGAAGTTGATACGGTTGATTTTGATGATTTTGCCAACAGGATCCCCGTTGCCGAACAGCTCGGAAACCACCGTCGTGCCGACAATGGCCACCTTGCGGCGCGACTGGAGCTCCTGGCGGGTGAACCAGCGCCCGGTCGTGGGCACCGCGGAACGCATCTGGCCGTATTCATAGTCGACCCCATCGACCGAGCTGTTCCAGTTTTTGTCCTCAAAGACCAGTTGCGCCGATCCGCTCACCTCGCCGGAAACCCGGCTGACCAACGGCTTGAGTCCGGCAATGGCCTCGGCATCCTGCGCGGTGAAGCGGGTGAAGGTACCGGAGCCCTGCGCGGCCCCGCGAATTCTGGCCGAACCGCCCCGGATGGAGAGCAGGTTCGAACCCATCGATTTGAGCCGCTCCTCCATCGAAGCCTTCGCTCCCGCGCCAAGCGCCATCATGGCGATCACCGAGGCGACACCGACCAGAATGCCAAGGACCGAAAGCAGCGTCCTGATCTTGTTGGAGGTGATCGACCGGAACGCCTGTGAAACGAAGCCAAGCATCCGCGACGGCTTGAAAAGCGGCTGGTGCTCGATTTTCATGACTGCTGGCGATGCCTCGGCCCGGAACTCCATTCCCTCCTTCTTCCGGTCTTCGATGATCTGGCCATCCTTCATGGTAATCACCCGTCCGGCATAGTCGGCGATGTCCGGCTCGTGCGTCACCATGATGACGGTCTTGCCCTGCCAGTGGAGTTCAGTCAGAATCCGCATGATCTCGTGCGAATTCTTCGTGTCGAGATTGCCGGTCGGCTCGTCGGCGAAAATGATCATCGGGTCGCGAATCAGCGCCCTTGCGATAGCCACCCGCTGCTGCTCGCCGCCCGACATCTGGTTCGGGCGATGACCGGCGCGGTGGCCGAGGCCGACCATGTCGAGCCGTTTGAGGGCATCAGCGCGAAAATCGCCGCGCTCGTCGCTGTAGATGCAGGGCAGCATGACGTTGTCGATCGTACTCATGCGCCCGAGCAGATGGAACTGCTGGAACACGAAACCGGCGACGTTGTTACGAAGCGTGGCCAGCTCGTCGCCGTTCAGCTTGCTGACCTCCTTGCCCATGAGCCGGTACGTTCCGCTGTCGGGCACGTCGAGCAGGCCGAGAATGTGCATCAGCGTAGACTTGCCCGACCCGGAGGCCCCCATGATGGCCACGAACTCGCCCGGCCCAATGGTGAGGCTCACGCCGTTGAGCGCGCGAACCTGACTCTCACCGATGGTGTAGGTTCGGCTGATGTCAACGACTTCAATCATTCTTTCGTCTTCTGCTTGTCGCGCTGGGGAGATGGCAGGAACGGATTGCTGCCTTCGTTATTTTTCGGCAGGACAAACGCCTTCTCTCTGACCACCACGACATCCGATGCCGAGAGACCGCTCTCGATCTCGACGTTGCTGTCATCCTGCAAGCCGAGCTGCACCGGCACTTTCCGGACGGAGTCGGGCGCCGCCGCCCGCATCAGCACAAACGAACGGCCATTCTGACTCCTCACGGCGGCAAGCGGCAGCGTGAGCACGTTCTCCTTTTCGTTCACGACGATGTCGATATTGGCGCTCATGCCGGAGCGGAACACCTCCGGCACCGTCAGGGGAAGAATGTCCACATGGTAGATATTCACGTTGTTGACCAGCGTGGACTCGTAATAGATATGATCCACCACCCCCTCGACACTGATTTCAGGATAGGCGTCGAGGCTGATCCGGGCTTTCTGGCCGACTTTCACGCTGCCGATGTCGGTCTCGTCCACGTCAGCCTGCACGATGAGCCGGTCGGAGAGCACCAGAACGGCGTCGCTGGTGGTGATGGTCTGGCCGGGATTGAGGCTGCTGACGATCACCTGCCCGTCGATGGGCGAAATCAGCGCAGTCTGATTGTACACCTTGTTCCAGTAATCGATCTCGCTCTGCCCCTTCTGCGTGGCCGCGTCAAGCAGCGCCGCCCGCTCCGTCGAGCTGATGAGAGCGAGCACCTGCCCCTTTTTGACAACCTCACCCTCATTGACGAGAATCCTGTCGATCCTGCCACCCACGGGCGACTTGATTTCGAGCCGGTTCTGCGGCTTGATGGTCGCCGTGGTCGAAACCATCTGGCGGATCGCGCCGATTTCGGGACGGTACTCGCGGTACGAAACCTTCGGCTTGCTGTCGAAAAATGCCCGGAAAATGAAAAATCCGGCGGTAACGACGACAACGGCGGCGAGCGTTCCCCAGATCAGTTGCGGTTTACCTGCTTTCAAGAGTCCCTCCTTTTGCCTGAACCCAGGCCGCCTCGGCAGTCAGCAGATTGGACTGGGCGTTGAGATATGATTTTTTCGCGGTGACGAGATTGTCTTCGATGATCGTCCACTCGTTGAAGGAGACCAGCCCCGCGGAGTATTGCGCGTCGGCGATCCGCGCCCGCTCGGAGGCGGCGGCGAGAAATTTTTTCTGGACATCGACATTTTCCGAGGCATCGACGAAGCTCTTCCACGCCTGCGCAAGGCTTCGCTTGAGCGACAGATAGAGGCTCTCCTCGTCGGCGCCGAGCTGGTTCACCAACGCCCGCGCCTTTGCAACGCCCGCCTTGCCGGAGCCACCCGCGTAGATCGGCACCGACACGTCGATGCCCGCCTGCCAGTCGGTGCGGTCGGGCGGAAGCTGCCGGAACGCGCTGTTGCCAAAACCGGTGCTCAGGTAAACCGACGGCATGAAGGCGCTCCGGGCCGCCTGCAAGCTGTATCCGGCAGCATCTTTCTGCGCAGTGAGATTGAGGTATGTGGGACTCTCTTTCGCGATCCGGTCGAAATCTGGCGACTGTCGGGTCTGCTGGCTCGCCGTGAACCGGCCGGTGACGCGGAGCGGGCCGGACGACGCGCGGCCAAGCTGCGTGCCGAGCATCACCTGCGCCAGTTCGAGGCCGCGCCTGGCCTGCGCCACCTCGAACTCCGCCTCGGCAAGATCGGCCTGCGCCTTGCTGAGCGAGCCAATATGCTCCGTGCCCGATTTGTAGAGCAGCGCAATCAGCCGCAGATTCTGCTTTCTTTTGGTCATGATCTCCTGGGCGAGCGACACCTGCTTCTGCGCGGTCAGGAGCTGCACGAACGCCGTGCGCAAGGCATAGCGGGTATCGACCGACACCGACTCTTCGCTGTAGCGCGACGCCTTCACCGTTTCGGTGGCGGATTTGACCTCGCTGGAGGTTTTCGCGCCGTCGAAGAGCAACTGGCTCGCGGTGACGCCGTACGACCACGCCCCGGTCGCCGAAGCAGCGCTCGATCCCGAACGCTCGCCGCCCGCCGACGCGCTGACGGAGGGCAACATACCGCCCTTGACGATCCTGCGTTGCGCCTCGAACTGGCGAACACTTTCCGCCGCCGAGCGGAGATCGGGATGGCGGCCAGCCGCTTCGGCGAGGCACTGCGCCCAGTCGAGCGTTTCGACCGGCGCGGCGAAAGCCGTCGGCATGAGGGCGAAGAGCTGCAAAACGACTGCAAGAAGAGCTGGCCTTAATGGTCTCATGATCCGGATATGATGTAGAAATACGTTGACACAAACACATGGTTTGACGCCACAACCACTTCGTTCCAGCGACCGTGCGGAAAAGAGCGATACACTCGACTGGCGAACGGAAACCGGAAATGGCACGGCGCTTTACTGAAATATCGTATCTTCACCACAAACCTGAAACCGCGACTCCATGCTCGAAGCACGAAATCTCTCTCTTTCGGCAGGCACCAAGGTGCTCCTGCGCGACACCTCCTTCCGGATCGGCGACAAGGATCGCGCCTCGCTGGTCGGCCTGAACGGCACCGGCAAGTCCACGCTTCTGCGTCTGTTGAGTGGACAGCTCAAGGAGGACGGCCCGCTCAGCGACGGCCATATCATGAAGTCCTCGACCACCACCATCGGCTACCTTCCGCAGGAGATTTCCTTCGAAGGCGATCTCGACAAAACCGCCTTGCAGTACGCTCTCGAAGCTAACAAAACGCTGCATGAACTTTCTGAAAAGATTTCGCGCCTGGAGCACGAGCTTTCGCTGCCCGATCAGGATCACGCGGGCGAGGAGTACCACAAGCTGATCGAGCGCTTCAGCGACGCCTCGCACGACTTCGAGCGGCTCGGCGGCTACCGGATGCAGTCCGACGCGGAGAAGATTCTCTCCGGCCTCGGCTTCAGCGGCGCGGACTTTTACAAAAAGGTGAAAGAGTTCTCCGGCGGCTGGCAGATGCGCCTGCTCATCGCCCGGCTCCTGTTGCAGAATCCGACGCTCCTCCTGCTCGACGAGCCGACCAACCACCTCGACATC
This genomic window from Chlorobaculum limnaeum contains:
- the gpmA gene encoding 2,3-diphosphoglycerate-dependent phosphoglycerate mutase, whose amino-acid sequence is MKRLVLLRHGESQWNRENRFTGWVDVDLSEKGREEARTAGQLLGGEGFVFDIAYTSVLKRAIRTLWTVLDEMNLMWIPVTKSWRLNERHYGALQGLNKAETAQRHGDEQVLVWRRSYDTPPPALTESDEFWPGKDPRYASLATEELPATECLKDTVARFLPYWHETIAPQIRDGRNVIITAHGNSLRALVKYLDNISDEDIVGLNIPTGIPLVYELDDDLKPLKGYYLGDQEELKKKVEAVAKQGKA
- a CDS encoding nitronate monooxygenase — protein: MNVNNFRLKLGGKEFVPIVIGGMGVNISTSELALSAERLGGIGHISDAEVMFVCDQMFGTSYVSEKRQRYASFVNNRDKSALQFDLEQLAEAQKRYVSHTMSQKTGNGAIFMNCMEKLTMNNSAATLKVRMEAAMDAGIDGITLAAGLNLRSLDLICEHERFRDVKLGIIISSVRALSIFLKRAVRLQRLPDYIVVEGPLAGGHLGFSPDDWQSYTLQAIVTETLAFLKKENLDIPVIPAGGIFTGTDAVEFLQMGASAVQVATRFTIARESGLPDEVKQHYLNARQEDVEVNLSSPTGYPMRMLKQSPTLQYGMKPNCEGLGYLLDNSGKCSYIEDYYQSLESRNPAESRFVVKGHTCLCTGMARYDCWTCGHTVSRLKETASRLPDGSWQLPSAEDIFMDYLLSENHSIRKPEAGKQR
- a CDS encoding nucleoside deaminase; its protein translation is MHDLNHCMELAFKEAIKAYESKEVPVGAVVLDPNGSVIGRGHNQVETLSDATAHAEMIALTSAMATIGSKYLEGCTLAVTLEPCPMCAGAIVLSKIGRVVFGAWDPKMGAAGTVLNITGCNALNHQPEVYGGIMERKAESLLQDFFRGLRGR
- the sucC gene encoding ADP-forming succinate--CoA ligase subunit beta, coding for MNIHEYQGKGILKQFGVAVPKGIVAFSAEEAKQAAIQLFEEQSSPVVVVKAQIHAGGRGKAGGVKLAKSPEEVFEIAQKMLGATLVTHQTGPEGKEVRRLLIEEGMNIDKEFYLGITLDRATSSNVLMVSTEGGMEIEKVAEETPEKLLKIHVDPVYGLQGFQARQAAFFLGLQGEQFRNAVKFIEALYNAYTTIDASLAEINPLVVTKEGRVLALDAKINFDDNALYRHKEYLELRDISEEDPLEHEASKSNLNYVRLDGNVGCMVNGAGLAMGTMDLIQLSGGRPANFLDVGGGASPKTVEEGFKIILGDKNVKAILVNIFGGIVRCDRVAGGVIEAAKNIGLTVPVIVRLEGTNATEAQKMLDESGLNLISAKGLRDAAEKVQKALATA
- a CDS encoding acyltransferase family protein → MTYRPALDGLRAVAVVSVMLFHLDKELLPGGITGVDIFFVISGYLITSIVIMDFDQEKFSFARFYQRRISRIFPLFFLVSITILAATAILYHPYDFASVGTSVAAAAVSLANMLFVMLPDDFDELPFAHYWSLSIEEQYYLIFPLILFLADRYRASRKSLSIFLSIAALLSFIACIVLTEVDSGWAFFLLPTRAWELLAGCILAVLPFSSKGDDGSSVSNDKIDGLLASAGLVMIIASQFLIHDDVGFPGWVVAFPVLGAVLVIGRPRESRNGITERLLSHPVAVLIGKASYSLYLWHWPVYAIVDYALYTMHDSSLIVLKIALTVTLSFASYNWFEKPVRSLLNRPEKRRLSYLVFSAGTVVMLVAGYSARKAEVAFNDHKGASRLVLAGGSNGLRYGLVKDEIVGERSVNRHVPGVSDHDPLPDAKSFKE
- a CDS encoding ABC transporter permease, with amino-acid sequence MIEVVDISRTYTIGESQVRALNGVSLTIGPGEFVAIMGASGSGKSTLMHILGLLDVPDSGTYRLMGKEVSKLNGDELATLRNNVAGFVFQQFHLLGRMSTIDNVMLPCIYSDERGDFRADALKRLDMVGLGHRAGHRPNQMSGGEQQRVAIARALIRDPMIIFADEPTGNLDTKNSHEIMRILTELHWQGKTVIMVTHEPDIADYAGRVITMKDGQIIEDRKKEGMEFRAEASPAVMKIEHQPLFKPSRMLGFVSQAFRSITSNKIRTLLSVLGILVGVASVIAMMALGAGAKASMEERLKSMGSNLLSIRGGSARIRGAAQGSGTFTRFTAQDAEAIAGLKPLVSRVSGEVSGSAQLVFEDKNWNSSVDGVDYEYGQMRSAVPTTGRWFTRQELQSRRKVAIVGTTVVSELFGNGDPVGKIIKINRINFTIIGVAPPKGFAGRRDQDDVVLIPVTTAMHRVLGKDYFDNIYVEVSSAGNIEPAKQAIDALVRKRHKIQPDDEDSFNIRDMTEFQQMLSATTQTMSMLLGSIAAISLVVGGIGIMNIMLVSVTERTREIGLRKAIGARKGDIMLQFLIESVGMTLSGGIIGIGVGIGVSELLSTFAGWAVETSMFSVVLATGFSVLIGLFFGLWPARKAAALKPVEALRYE